The DNA segment GATGAAGCAGTTCGCCGACGACTTCGTCTCGACCTTCCTCGACGGTCTCGTACCTCGGTGACTCCCCGCGCTCAGCCCGCCCTGCCGAAGTAGACGTCCAGCAAGGCATTGGTGTCGGCGACCTCGGCACGAGGCCGGTCGAGCACCACCTTGCCCACGTCGAGCACGGTGACCTGGTCGGCGACCTCCAGTGCCGCCGCGGCGGCCTGCTCGACGAGCAGCACCCCCATGCCGGAGGCTTTCAACGTCGACACGGTCGCCATGACTTCGGCGACGACGGACGGCGCGAGGCCACCGGAGGGTTCGTCCAACATCAGCAGCGCCGGTTTGGCCATGAGTGCCTGTCCGATCGCGAGCATCTGTTGCTGTCCACCGGAAAGCTGACCGGATACGGTGCGCCTGCGGTCGGCGAGCACGGGGAACATGTCGTAGACGGGGCCGAGTTCGGCGCGCAGCTTGTGTTTGCCCTTGCCCGTGCTGTATCCGCCGAGCAGCAGGTTCTCCTCGACGGTCCTGCGCCGGAAAACCCTTTTGCCCTCCTGGACGAACGCGATGCCTGCCCCGACCCTGCGATGTGCGCGCACGCCGGTGATGTCCTCGCCGTCGAACGTGATGCACCCGGCTTCGGCCTTGTTCAGTCCCGCGACGGCGCGCAGGGTCGTCGTCTTGCCCGCGCCGTTGCGGCCCAGCAGGACCGTCACCTCACCGGCGTGGACGCGCAGCGACACGTCCCATACCGCGCGAATGTCGCCGTATCCCGTGGCGAGGCCGTCGACACGCAGCAGCGGATCGTCGGTCATGGCGTGACCTCCTGCCTGATCCCGAGATATTCCGAACGCACCCTCGGGTGGTTCTCGATCTCGGCCGGACGGCCTTCGGCGACCAGTTCTCCCTGTGCCAGCACGGTCACCGTGTCGGCGAGGTCGAGCACGAGGCGGAAGTTGTGCTCGACGAGGACGACGGCGGGACCGGCGTCCCTGATGCGCCTGATGAGCACGGCGAGCCGGTCGACCTCGTCTTCGTCCAAACCGGACGCGACCTCGTCAAGCAGCAGTACCTTCGGCCGCGCGACGAGCGCCCTCGCCACTTCGAGCAATCTGCGCGTGCCAAGCGGCAGCGACGCGGCTTCGACGTCGGCGAGGTGTTCGAGGCCCACCAGCCGCAGCATGGTGGTCACCTCGGAGTCGTTGGCCTCGGCCGCCTTGCGATAGCGAGGCAGGCGCAGGATCGAGGAGGGCATGCCCACGTAGCGGGCGGTGTAGCCACCGGCGGCCACCGCTTCCCGCACCGTGATGTGCTCGGGGAACAGCGGGGTCTGGAAGGTGCGCGCGACGCCCTCCCTCGCGACCCGGTGGGTCGGCTTTCCCGTGATGTCCGTTTCCCCGATCGTGATCGTGCCCGCGTCGGTGCGGTAGTAGCCGCAGATCATGTTGAGCAGCGTGGTCTTGCCAGAGCCGTTGGGCCCGATCAGCGCCGTGATCCGGCCCGGCTCGGCGGTGAGGTTCACGCCGCCCAGCGCTCGCAGTCCGCCGAATCGCTTGTGCACGTCCTCGGCCCGCAGCCGCGCTCCGGCCAGCGGTGGCAGCGGCACCTCGGGTTCAGCAGCCACCGATCCCGGGCGCGCTTCCGGCGGATCCCAGCGGGCCACCAGCTTGCCGATACCCTTCTTCGCGAGCCCCGCGAGGCCGTTGGCGACGAGCGTTCCCGCGATGATCAGGAAAGCGCCGTAGACGACCTGGGCGTATTGCTCGAAGTCCGTGGAGCGCAACGGCCCGTACTGCATCACGGCGGCGCCGATGAGCGGGCCGTAGATGCTCTTCGCCCCGCCGAGGATCGAGGCCGCGAGAACCGTCACGGCCATGGTGAAGCCGAACGAACCCGGCGAAAGGTACTTGTCGGCGAAAGCGAACAACGCTCCCGCGATCCCGGCGGGGATCGCCCCGACCGCGTAGGCGGTCAGTTTCAACCGGTACACCGAGATGCCAAGCGACGAGGCGAGCACCGGGCTTTGCCGCAGCACCTGGAACGCGACGCCGTGCCGCGAGGTGATGAGGTTGCGGATGACGACGAACCAGGCGACGGTCACCACGGCGACGACGACGTAGAAGGTGATCGTGTCCAGTTCGGTCCCGAACAGCTTCGGGCCGGGGATGCCGACCATGCCCACCGCGCCGCCCGTGTAGGGCTCAAGCAGTTCAATGAGCTGCGGCACGAGCAGTACGAGGAAGAACGATGTCATCGCCAGCGACCAGCCGCCCAGCCGCAGCCCCGGTATCCCGGAGACGAGTCCGACCACGAGCGCGGCCAGCGCGCCGATCGCGATGAGCAGCAGCAGATCGTTGGCCCAGTTCATCGCGAGATAGCCGGTCAGGTAGGCGCCGGTGGCGTACATCGCCGTCTGGCCGAGCGCCAGCTCGCCCGCGTAGCCGAAGCTGAGGTTGAGCCCGCTGGTGACGAGCGCGAGTATGCAGGTCAGCAAGAGCAGCCTGCGGGTTCCCGAGCTGATGCCGAGCCACGGTGCCGCGATGAGCAGGGCACCGAGCACGAGCGGCAGCACCCACGAGGGAATCGTGCGCAGAGTCCGGACGAGTGCCACGGTCACACCATCCTTTCCCTTGTCGTACCGAACAATCCGGTCGGTTTGAGCACAAGGATGAGGATCAGCACGACGAACACCATGATCGTGGGGAACTGGCTGCCCAGCCACCTTCCGGACAGCGCCTCGACGAGCCCGACGACGAATCCGCCGATCAGCGCGCCGGGCAGGCTGCCGAAGCCGCCGATCGCGACCGCGACGAACCCCTTGAGCGCCAGCGCCGCGCCGAGCGTGGCAACGGCGAAGGTCTTCGGGCCGACCAGCGGGCCGGTCAGTCCGGCGAGGACGCCGGTGAACACGAAGGCACCGAGCGCGAGCCTGCCGACGTTGATTCCGCGCAACTGCGCGGCTTCTCTGTCCTCGGCCATGGCAAGCAGGGCAAGACCGGTGCGCGACCGTCTGCCGTAGCCGGTGAGGGCCACCGTGATCACGATGACGACCGCGATCAGGGTGAGCTCGACGGCGCTGACCCTGCCGCCGAACAGAGTCAGCGTCGCGTCCGATCCGGTCGCGGGAACTTTGAGTACCTGGTCGCCCCAGATCAGCCTGGTCACACCGTCCACAAGGGTCGCCATGCCGAGCGTGGTGACGAGGTGCGCGTGTATTCCCTTCACCGGGCGGATCGCGATGAACTCCTCAACCAGCGCGATGAGGCCGATACCCACCGCGGCGATAAGAAAGATCAGCACGACCGGCAGCTCCGCGACGACCAGTCCCCAATAGGTCACGAATACCGCGAACATCATGAGCTGCGCGTGCGCGAAGTTGAACGTCGTGTACGCGATGAAGACCAGGTTGTACCCGATGGCGACAAGGGCGTAGACCGCCCCGATCGAAAGGCCGGACCAGACGGCTGTCACCTGGACCTACCTCCTTTTGGCTGTAGTCAGGAAAGGCGTTCCAGTACGAGCGCCATCCCCTGGCCGCCCGCCGTGCACATCGTGACGAGACCGGTCTGACCGCCCCGGAAAGCGAGCCCGTTGAGCAACGTCGTGGTCAGCCGCGCTCCGGTCTGGCCGAACGGGTGACCGAGCGCGATCGCTCCACCGTGGACGTTGACCTTGTCGATGTCGAGTTTCAGCTCGTCGACCACCGGCAGCACCTGCGCCGCGAACGCCTCGTTCAGTTCGACGAGGTCGAGGTCGCTCGTGGACATACCGGCAAGCGCCAGCGCACGGCGGGTCGCCTCGACGGGACCGAGGCCCATGATCTCGGGTGACAGCGCGGAAACGCCGGTCGAGACGATCCGCGCCAGCGGGGTGATCCCCAGTTCGCTCGCGCGGTCGGCGGACATGATCACCAGTGCCGCCGCGCCGTCGTTGAGGCCGCAGCAGTTTCCGGCCGTCACCGTGCCGTCCTCCCGGAAAGCGGGCTTCAGCGAGCCAAGCTTCTCGGCGGTCACGCCGGGCCTCGGCCCGTCGTCGGCGGAGACGACGACACCGTCGGCGCGGGTGAACGGGGTGATGTCGGTGGCGAAAAACCCGTCGGCGATGGCCCGCTGCGCCCGCTGCTGGCTCAGCGCGGCGAACTCGTCCTGCGCCGTCCTGCTCACCGAACGGGACTGGGCGACGTTCTCCGCTGTCTGTCCCATCGCGACATAGACGTCGGGCAACGTGCCCTCGGCACGTGGGTCGGTCCATGGCGCGGACCCTGCCGCCGCGCGCTGTTCGCTGCGCTTTCCGGCATCGGCGTAACGGGGATTGCGGGTGTCGGGCATGCCGTCCGCCTTGCCGGCACCGAACCGGGACACCACCTCGGTTCCCGCCGAGATCAGCACCCGGGCCTCGCCCGCCTTGACGGCGTGCAGGGCCATCCGCGTGGTCTGCACGCTGGAGGCACAGTAGCGCTGCACCGTGGTTCCCGGTACGTCGTCGAGGCCCAGGGTCACCGCGACGACTCTGGCCAGGCCGTACCCCTGCTCTCCGGCTGGCTGGGCCGTGCCGAGCAGTACGTCGTCCACCTCGTGCGGATCGAGCGAGGGCACCTTGTCCAGTGCCGCACGCACCATGGCGACGGCGAGATCGTCGGCGCGCTCCGAGGTGAGCGAGCCCTTGTATGCCTTGCCGATGGGCGAGCGCGCGGCGGCGACGATCACGGCTTCGGGCATGGTGACTCCTTCGTGAAAGTTCGGGGATCGCGCGTGTCAGCGGCTCGCGCCGAGCCGGAACTTCTGGATCTTGCCGCTCGGCGTGCGGGGCAGCTCCCCGACGAACGAAAAGTGCCGGGGCACCTTGTAGTTGGCCATGGTGTCGCGGCAGAAGGCGGTCAGCTCCTCCTCGGTGGGGGTTCGCCCTTCCCTCGCCACGACGTAGGCGTGCCCGACCTCGCCCAGCCGGTCGTCGGGGGTCCCGACGACCGCGACCTCCGCGACATCGGGGTGTTCGGACAACAACCGTTCGATCTCGGCGGGGTAGGCGTTGAAGCCGCCGACGACGAACATGTCCTTGAGCCGGTCGGTGACCCTCAGGTAGCCGTCGGCGTCGAGCCAGCCGATGTCGCCGGTGTGCAGCCAGCCCGCCGCGTCGATGGCTTTCGCGGTCGCGCCGGGATCCTCGAAGTAGCCGACCATGAGGTTGGCACCCCTGACGAGGATCTCGCCTTTCTCCCCGGTGGGAACCGTTTCGCCGCCAGGGTCTGCGATGACGACCTCGACTCCGGGAATCGCTTTGCCGCAGCTTGTGGACAGTCGTTCCTGGTCGGTGTCCGGCGGGCACACCGTTGCCGTTCCACAGGTTTCGGTGAGCCCGTATGCGGTGATGACGTCCCGGAACCCGAGGTCGGCCCGCATGCTTTTCAGCAGTGGCACGGGAACCACGGTCGCGCCGGTGACGGCCAGCCGCACGGATCCGAGATCGTAATCGCCCCTGCGGGGATGCGCCAGTATCGAGGAGTACACGGTGGGCGCTCCAGGGAAGACGGTGATCCGCTCCGCCTGCACCAGTTCCAGCGCGGCCTCTACGTCGAACACCGCGAGCGGCACCATGGTCGCCGTGCGCACGAGGCAGGCCAGAATTCCGGCGCGGTAGCCGAAACTGTGGAAGAACGGGTTGATCAGCAGATAGCGGTCGCCCGGCAGCAGGCCGACCATGTCGCTCCACGCCTCGTCCACCCACAGGTTGCTGCGGTGGGTCACCATCGCGCCCTTGGGAAAACCCGTGGTACCGGAGGTGAACAGGATGTCGGCGACGTCGTCGGGCCGCAGATCGGCGACGCGCCGGTCGACCTCGGCGGCGGGAATCCGCTCCCCGTCGGCGGTCAACCGGTCGAACGGCAGGACGAAGGGGTCGTCGCTCGCGCGCATGGTCACCACGGTGCGCAACGACGGCAGCGCGGGGACCGGTGTCTCGCTTGTCGGCTCCGGCAGGGCAACGCCTACCCCGCCGCGCAACATGGCGAGGTAGGCGTTGCCGAGGAAACCGTCGTCGACTACCAGCAGCTCTGCCCTGACTTTGGCCAGCGCGTGGCGTGCCTCCTCGCCCTTGAACCGAGTGTTGACCGGCACGAGGACGCCGCCCGCCGCCATGATGCCCAGTGCGGCGATGATCCACCGGCCCGAGTTCGGCGCCCACACCGCGGCCCGCTCCCCCGGGCGCATTCCCCTCGCGATCACGCCACGCGCGAACCGGGTCACCTCGGCATCGAGTTCGGCGTAGGTCAGCCGGAGATCGCCGTCAACGACCGCGAGCGTGTCCGGAGCCGTGGCGGCAGCTGCCCGCACGGCGGCGGGAATGGTCGTCCAGCCCGCGGTGTTCGTTTCCGGCACGATGCGCCTCCCTGAATGGGTCCGGGTGAATACGCCGGTGTCTCACGGCCGCGATTCGCGTCCCGATCCTAGCGACCCAACCAAGCGCTTGCTAGACTTTCGGCTCGACCATTCGCTCACCGCAGAGCAACCTGGGAGGATCCGCACATGGCCGAGGCTTACCTCGTTGACGCGGTCCGCACGCCGGTCACCAAACGCGGAGGCGGGCTGGCCGCCATCCATTCCGCCGACCTCGGCGCGCACGTGCTGTCCGCGCTGATGAACCGCGCCGGTGTCGACCCGGCCGCGGTGGAGGACGTCATCCTCGGCTGCGTGGACACCATCGGCTCCCAGGCAGGCGACATCGCCCGCACCGCGTGGCTCGCCGCGGGACTTCCCGAGGAAGTACCCGGGGTGACGGTCGACCGGCAGTGCGGATCGTCGCAACAGGCGGTGCACTTCGCGGCACAGGCCGTGCTCAGCGGAACCGCCGACGTCGTCGTCGCCGGCGGGGTGCAGAACATGAGTGCCGTCCCCATCTCCGCGGCCATGACGACGGGCCGGCAATTCGGCTTCCCCGATCCCTTCTCCGGTTCCGAGGGCTGGGTGCGGCGCTACGGCGATGTGCCGGTCTCGCAGTTCAGGTCGGCGGAAATGATCGCGCGCAAATGGGGCATCAGCAGGCGCGACATGGAGGAGTTCGCCCTGCACAGCCACGAAAAGGCGGTCACGGCGATCGGCGAGGGCCGGTTCGTCCGCGAGATCGTCCCGCTCGGCGAGGCGAACGTGGACACGTGTCCAAGGGCGACCACCTCACTGGAGAAGATGGCCGCGCTGACGCCCCTGGAAGAAGGTGGCAGCGTCACCGCCGCCGTATCGAGCCAGATCTGCGACGGCGCGGCGGCACTGCTGGTCATGTCGGAGCGGGCGGTGCGCGAGCACGGGGTAACGCCACGGGCGCGCATCCACCACATTTCGGTGCGGGCCGCCGACCCGGTGTGGATGCTCACCGCACCCATTCCCGCGACGGAACGAGCGCTGGCCCGCACCGGGCTCGGTATCGGCGACATCGACCTCGTCGAGATCAACGAGGCGTTCGCCTCCGTCGTACTGGCCTGGCTACGGGAAAGCGGTGCCGATCCGGCGAGAGTCAACGTCAACGGCGGCGGCATCGCACTCGGGCATCCGCTCGGGGCTACCGGGGCGAGGCTGATGACCACCCTGCTGCACGAACTCGAACGCACCGGCGGCCGGTTCGGCCTGCAAACCATGTGCGAAGGCGGAGGACAAGCCAACGTGACGATCCTGGAACGGCTCTGATGGGCGAGCACGACGGCAAGGCGGTCATCGTCACCGGAGGCACGCGCGGCATCGGCGCCGCCATCAGCCGCCGGTTTCTCGCCGAGGGCGCCGACGTGCTGGTGTGCGGCCGGAACGAGCCCGCGGACCTGCCCTCCCACGAGGGAAAACGGGCCTCCTTCGTCGCCGCCGACATCCGGCGGCCCGGCGAGGCCGCCTCGGTCGTGCGCGCCTGCGCCGACCGCTTCGGCAGGCTGGACGTGCTCGTCAACAACGCGGGCGGCGCGCCACCCGCCGACACGGCGACGATGTCGCCCCGCTTCGTGTCGGCGGTCGTGACACTCAACCTGCTGGCCCCGTTCTACGTCGCGCAACCAGCCAACGAGGTGATGCGAAACCAGCGCGAAGGCGGGCTGATCATCAACATCGGCAGCGTCGCGGGCCGTGATCCGGCGCCGGGCGCGACGGCCTACTCCGCAGCGAAAGCGGGGCTGACGATGCTCACCAAGTCACTCGGCATGGAGTTCGCGCCGAAGGTCAGGGTCAACCAGGTCACGGTAGGACTCGTGCGCACGGAACTGTCCCACCTCAACTACGGTGACGAGAACGGTCAGGAACAGGTCGCCGCCACGATTCCCATGGCGAGGATGGCGGAGCCCGACGACGTCGCGGCGGCGTGCCTGCTACTGGCCGCGCCGTCGGCCGGCTACCTCAACGGCACCGAGTTGCTTGTGGACGGTGGCGGCGAGTTTCCCGCCCGCTATCTGGCGGTGAACCCCTCCCCGCACGAGACGCGGGCGGGCGGGACCCAGCCGTAATCCGCTGGCGGCCGGGGCAGCGCTCGGGCAGGATCGCCGCATGTTCTCAGTGGTGCGCAACGTGGCGACCGACTGTGCGGATGCCTACGAACTGGCTCGGTTCTGGAGCGGGGTGACCGGTTACCCGCTGCACCCTGAGGACAAGCCGGGCGAGCCGGAGACGCAGGTGATGCTTCCGGAGGGCCCGTTGCTGCACTTCAACCAGGTGCCGGAGCCGAAGACGAGCAAGAACCGCATCCACCTGTGCCTGCGCCCCTCGACCTCGCGCGAGGCGGAGATCGCGCGGCTGCTGGAACTCGGAGCCACCTGGGTCGCCGATCACCGGGAGCCGGACGGCTCGGGCTGGGCCGTTCTCGCCGATCCCGAGGGCAACGAGTTCTGTGTCCTGCGCGCAGAGGTTGCGTGACTCCAGGGTCACAGCCCCGCCGCGGTACCGATCCTCCGGCGCAGCTCCGACGGCGAACCGAGCAGATGCTGATTCGCCTTGGCCCGCTTGAGGAAAAGGTGGGCGTCGTGTTCGAAGGTGAACCCGATCCCGCCGTGCAGCTGGACCGACTCGGCGGCCACCCGCATGAAGGTGTCGGCGCACACCGCCTTGGCCAGCGGCGCGAGAACGGCCCGCTCCCCCGGATCCGACATCGCGGTTTCCACCGCGTACCAGGCCGTCGATTCCGCGCCCTCGACGTCGACCGCGAGATCGGCACAACGGTGCTTGAGTGCCTGGAACGAGCCGAGCGGCTTGCCGAACTGGTGCCGGACCTTCAGGTACTCGACGGTGGCTTCGAGGCAGGAACGCGCCGCCGCTGCCGACTCGGTGGCCAGCGCGATCAGCGTCAAGTCCGTCAATAGGTCCACAATGGACTTCATCTTGCTCGATGCCGCGAGCGGGACGGCGGGGGCGTCTG comes from the Prauserella marina genome and includes:
- a CDS encoding ABC transporter ATP-binding protein gives rise to the protein MTDDPLLRVDGLATGYGDIRAVWDVSLRVHAGEVTVLLGRNGAGKTTTLRAVAGLNKAEAGCITFDGEDITGVRAHRRVGAGIAFVQEGKRVFRRRTVEENLLLGGYSTGKGKHKLRAELGPVYDMFPVLADRRRTVSGQLSGGQQQMLAIGQALMAKPALLMLDEPSGGLAPSVVAEVMATVSTLKASGMGVLLVEQAAAAALEVADQVTVLDVGKVVLDRPRAEVADTNALLDVYFGRAG
- a CDS encoding ABC transporter permease subunit — translated: MALVRTLRTIPSWVLPLVLGALLIAAPWLGISSGTRRLLLLTCILALVTSGLNLSFGYAGELALGQTAMYATGAYLTGYLAMNWANDLLLLIAIGALAALVVGLVSGIPGLRLGGWSLAMTSFFLVLLVPQLIELLEPYTGGAVGMVGIPGPKLFGTELDTITFYVVVAVVTVAWFVVIRNLITSRHGVAFQVLRQSPVLASSLGISVYRLKLTAYAVGAIPAGIAGALFAFADKYLSPGSFGFTMAVTVLAASILGGAKSIYGPLIGAAVMQYGPLRSTDFEQYAQVVYGAFLIIAGTLVANGLAGLAKKGIGKLVARWDPPEARPGSVAAEPEVPLPPLAGARLRAEDVHKRFGGLRALGGVNLTAEPGRITALIGPNGSGKTTLLNMICGYYRTDAGTITIGETDITGKPTHRVAREGVARTFQTPLFPEHITVREAVAAGGYTARYVGMPSSILRLPRYRKAAEANDSEVTTMLRLVGLEHLADVEAASLPLGTRRLLEVARALVARPKVLLLDEVASGLDEDEVDRLAVLIRRIRDAGPAVVLVEHNFRLVLDLADTVTVLAQGELVAEGRPAEIENHPRVRSEYLGIRQEVTP
- a CDS encoding branched-chain amino acid ABC transporter permease → MTAVWSGLSIGAVYALVAIGYNLVFIAYTTFNFAHAQLMMFAVFVTYWGLVVAELPVVLIFLIAAVGIGLIALVEEFIAIRPVKGIHAHLVTTLGMATLVDGVTRLIWGDQVLKVPATGSDATLTLFGGRVSAVELTLIAVVIVITVALTGYGRRSRTGLALLAMAEDREAAQLRGINVGRLALGAFVFTGVLAGLTGPLVGPKTFAVATLGAALALKGFVAVAIGGFGSLPGALIGGFVVGLVEALSGRWLGSQFPTIMVFVVLILILVLKPTGLFGTTRERMV
- a CDS encoding acetyl-CoA C-acetyltransferase, which encodes MPEAVIVAAARSPIGKAYKGSLTSERADDLAVAMVRAALDKVPSLDPHEVDDVLLGTAQPAGEQGYGLARVVAVTLGLDDVPGTTVQRYCASSVQTTRMALHAVKAGEARVLISAGTEVVSRFGAGKADGMPDTRNPRYADAGKRSEQRAAAGSAPWTDPRAEGTLPDVYVAMGQTAENVAQSRSVSRTAQDEFAALSQQRAQRAIADGFFATDITPFTRADGVVVSADDGPRPGVTAEKLGSLKPAFREDGTVTAGNCCGLNDGAAALVIMSADRASELGITPLARIVSTGVSALSPEIMGLGPVEATRRALALAGMSTSDLDLVELNEAFAAQVLPVVDELKLDIDKVNVHGGAIALGHPFGQTGARLTTTLLNGLAFRGGQTGLVTMCTAGGQGMALVLERLS
- a CDS encoding FadD3 family acyl-CoA ligase; protein product: MPETNTAGWTTIPAAVRAAAATAPDTLAVVDGDLRLTYAELDAEVTRFARGVIARGMRPGERAAVWAPNSGRWIIAALGIMAAGGVLVPVNTRFKGEEARHALAKVRAELLVVDDGFLGNAYLAMLRGGVGVALPEPTSETPVPALPSLRTVVTMRASDDPFVLPFDRLTADGERIPAAEVDRRVADLRPDDVADILFTSGTTGFPKGAMVTHRSNLWVDEAWSDMVGLLPGDRYLLINPFFHSFGYRAGILACLVRTATMVPLAVFDVEAALELVQAERITVFPGAPTVYSSILAHPRRGDYDLGSVRLAVTGATVVPVPLLKSMRADLGFRDVITAYGLTETCGTATVCPPDTDQERLSTSCGKAIPGVEVVIADPGGETVPTGEKGEILVRGANLMVGYFEDPGATAKAIDAAGWLHTGDIGWLDADGYLRVTDRLKDMFVVGGFNAYPAEIERLLSEHPDVAEVAVVGTPDDRLGEVGHAYVVAREGRTPTEEELTAFCRDTMANYKVPRHFSFVGELPRTPSGKIQKFRLGASR
- a CDS encoding acetyl-CoA C-acetyltransferase, coding for MAEAYLVDAVRTPVTKRGGGLAAIHSADLGAHVLSALMNRAGVDPAAVEDVILGCVDTIGSQAGDIARTAWLAAGLPEEVPGVTVDRQCGSSQQAVHFAAQAVLSGTADVVVAGGVQNMSAVPISAAMTTGRQFGFPDPFSGSEGWVRRYGDVPVSQFRSAEMIARKWGISRRDMEEFALHSHEKAVTAIGEGRFVREIVPLGEANVDTCPRATTSLEKMAALTPLEEGGSVTAAVSSQICDGAAALLVMSERAVREHGVTPRARIHHISVRAADPVWMLTAPIPATERALARTGLGIGDIDLVEINEAFASVVLAWLRESGADPARVNVNGGGIALGHPLGATGARLMTTLLHELERTGGRFGLQTMCEGGGQANVTILERL
- a CDS encoding SDR family oxidoreductase; translated protein: MGEHDGKAVIVTGGTRGIGAAISRRFLAEGADVLVCGRNEPADLPSHEGKRASFVAADIRRPGEAASVVRACADRFGRLDVLVNNAGGAPPADTATMSPRFVSAVVTLNLLAPFYVAQPANEVMRNQREGGLIINIGSVAGRDPAPGATAYSAAKAGLTMLTKSLGMEFAPKVRVNQVTVGLVRTELSHLNYGDENGQEQVAATIPMARMAEPDDVAAACLLLAAPSAGYLNGTELLVDGGGEFPARYLAVNPSPHETRAGGTQP
- a CDS encoding VOC family protein, with amino-acid sequence MFSVVRNVATDCADAYELARFWSGVTGYPLHPEDKPGEPETQVMLPEGPLLHFNQVPEPKTSKNRIHLCLRPSTSREAEIARLLELGATWVADHREPDGSGWAVLADPEGNEFCVLRAEVA